One Halomonas sp. M4R1S46 genomic window carries:
- the rnr gene encoding ribonuclease R gives MNHWTLSDDTHASREAHKYDKPAPSREYLLARLEEHGKPITHEAMSQMLGLEDEDLQEAVRRRLAAMERDGQVLRNRRGAYALIDKLDLIKGRVLGHRDGFGFLLRDDGKKPDLVLPPRQMRRVFHGDHVLVRVSGRDRRGRDEATIAEILARNTQTIVGVYRENTPEFGVLIPENPRIVQEVIIPHKANGGARDGQVISATIIKQPETRVQPVGEVAEVLGERMDPGMEIDIAIRSYEIPAEFPPEVHDQIAGMSAEVAEDDKHHRVDLRDVPLVTIDDESAKDFDDAVCAWKTKSGSWKLLVAIADVSHYVRPGSPLDQEAITRGNSVYFPGQVVPMLPELLSNGLCSLNPEVDRLALVCEMNISKTGAISRYRFYEGVFRSHARLTYNKVAAILDDDDEQGEALREEHHELVPSLKNLHALYRLLREARVERGAIDFETTETAILFNEERKIEQIVPRSRNDAHKIIEECMLAANVATARFLDKHDLPALYRIHERPSPERLDKLRLFLNELGLSLGGGDEPTPQDYRDLAEAIKERDDSDIIQTVMLRSMSQAVYSPQNEGHFGLAYPAYAHFTSPIRRYPDLVVHRAIRSVIRGPRQTNTVLRADGAPVEPPSKWCPYTFEQMLELGEHCSMTERRADDATRDVEGWLKCEFMSDKLGEVYEGTIASVTQFGIFVRLDEVYVEGLVHVTSLPSDYYHYEPEKHRLKGERSGMSYRLGDGVSVQVARVDLDDRKIDFELADDKPRPRRAPRKRRGGQGGAAGKPEAAKAGARGKSGGDDDGGKKRRRRGPRRR, from the coding sequence ATGAATCACTGGACGCTCAGCGACGATACGCACGCCAGCCGCGAGGCCCACAAGTACGACAAGCCCGCCCCCAGTCGCGAATACCTGCTGGCCCGCCTGGAAGAGCATGGCAAGCCGATCACCCACGAGGCGATGAGCCAGATGCTGGGGCTCGAGGACGAGGACCTGCAGGAGGCGGTCCGCCGCCGGCTGGCCGCCATGGAACGGGACGGCCAGGTGCTGCGCAACCGCCGTGGCGCCTATGCGCTGATCGACAAGCTCGACCTGATCAAGGGGCGGGTGCTCGGCCACCGCGACGGCTTCGGCTTCCTGTTGCGCGATGATGGCAAGAAACCCGACCTGGTGCTGCCGCCGCGGCAGATGCGGCGGGTCTTCCACGGCGACCACGTGCTGGTGCGCGTCAGCGGCCGCGATCGCCGCGGTCGCGACGAGGCCACCATCGCCGAGATCCTGGCCCGCAACACCCAGACCATCGTCGGCGTCTATCGGGAGAACACCCCCGAGTTCGGCGTGCTGATTCCCGAGAACCCGCGTATCGTCCAGGAAGTCATCATTCCCCACAAGGCCAACGGCGGGGCCCGGGACGGCCAGGTGATCTCGGCGACGATCATCAAGCAGCCCGAGACCCGGGTGCAGCCGGTGGGCGAGGTCGCCGAGGTGCTCGGCGAGCGCATGGATCCCGGGATGGAGATCGACATCGCCATCCGCAGCTACGAGATCCCGGCTGAGTTCCCGCCGGAGGTCCACGACCAGATCGCCGGCATGTCCGCCGAGGTGGCCGAGGACGACAAGCACCACCGGGTCGACCTGCGCGACGTGCCCCTGGTGACCATCGACGACGAGTCCGCCAAGGACTTCGACGATGCCGTCTGCGCCTGGAAGACCAAGTCCGGCAGCTGGAAGCTGCTGGTGGCCATCGCCGACGTCTCCCACTACGTGCGGCCGGGCAGCCCGCTGGACCAGGAAGCCATCACCCGGGGCAACTCGGTCTACTTCCCGGGGCAGGTGGTGCCCATGTTGCCGGAGCTGCTGTCCAACGGCCTCTGCTCGCTCAATCCCGAGGTGGACCGCCTGGCGCTGGTCTGCGAGATGAACATCTCCAAGACCGGTGCCATCAGCCGCTACCGCTTCTATGAGGGGGTGTTCCGCTCCCATGCGCGGCTGACCTACAACAAGGTCGCCGCCATCCTCGACGACGACGACGAACAGGGCGAGGCCCTGCGCGAGGAGCATCACGAGCTGGTGCCCTCGCTGAAGAACCTCCATGCCCTCTACCGCCTGCTGCGCGAGGCCCGGGTGGAGCGCGGGGCCATCGACTTCGAGACCACCGAGACGGCGATCCTCTTCAACGAGGAGCGCAAGATCGAGCAGATCGTCCCGCGCTCGCGCAACGACGCCCACAAGATCATCGAGGAGTGCATGCTGGCGGCCAACGTCGCCACCGCCCGCTTCCTCGACAAGCACGACCTGCCGGCCCTCTACCGGATCCACGAGCGCCCCTCGCCGGAACGTCTCGACAAGCTGCGCCTGTTCCTCAACGAGCTGGGCCTGTCGCTGGGCGGCGGCGACGAGCCGACCCCCCAGGACTACCGTGACCTGGCCGAGGCCATCAAGGAGCGTGACGACAGCGACATCATCCAGACGGTGATGCTGCGCTCCATGAGCCAGGCCGTGTACTCGCCCCAGAACGAGGGCCACTTCGGCCTGGCCTACCCGGCCTATGCCCACTTCACCTCGCCGATCCGCCGTTACCCGGACCTGGTCGTCCACCGGGCCATCCGCTCGGTGATCCGCGGGCCGCGCCAGACCAACACCGTGCTGCGCGCCGACGGCGCCCCGGTGGAGCCGCCGAGCAAGTGGTGCCCCTATACCTTCGAGCAGATGCTCGAGCTCGGCGAGCACTGCTCCATGACCGAGCGGCGTGCCGACGACGCCACCCGGGACGTCGAGGGCTGGCTGAAGTGCGAGTTCATGTCCGACAAGCTGGGCGAGGTCTATGAGGGCACCATCGCCTCGGTGACCCAGTTCGGCATCTTCGTGCGCCTCGACGAGGTCTACGTGGAAGGCCTGGTGCACGTCACCTCGCTGCCCTCCGACTACTACCACTACGAGCCGGAGAAGCATCGCCTCAAGGGCGAGCGCAGCGGCATGAGCTACCGCCTCGGCGATGGGGTCAGCGTCCAGGTGGCGCGGGTCGACCTCGACGACCGCAAGATCGACTTCGAGCTGGCCGACGACAAGCCTCGGCCGCGCCGGGCGCCGCGCAAGCGTCGCGGTGGCCAGGGCGGGGCCGCCGGCAAGCCCGAGGCGGCCAAGGCCGGAGCCCGCGGCAAGTCCGGCGGGGATGACGACGGCGGCAAGAAGCGCCGTCGCCGGGGTCCGCGTCGCCGCTGA
- the rlmB gene encoding 23S rRNA (guanosine(2251)-2'-O)-methyltransferase RlmB, giving the protein MKKHAQRRGPRAPGGLDAVYGVHAVRALLERGEAPRELWVQDGEAASRLADLVAAARRGGARVLSRPRDELDQLAQGAAHQGLVAFCPPLAFEAEAALWHRLQGWSSPTPPLLLVLDGITDVHNFGACLRSVDAAGAHGVVVPKDRAAPLNATVRKVACGAAESVPVYQVTNLARALAKLKDLGVWVTGTAGEAEASIFDADFTVATALVMGAEGKGMRRLTREACDGLVKLPMAGQVSSLNVSVATGICLFEAVRQRGRASPGAVSHKL; this is encoded by the coding sequence ATGAAGAAGCACGCTCAACGCCGGGGCCCCAGGGCCCCGGGTGGTCTCGACGCCGTCTACGGCGTCCACGCGGTGCGGGCCCTGCTCGAGCGGGGCGAGGCCCCCCGGGAGCTCTGGGTGCAGGACGGGGAGGCGGCGTCGCGCCTGGCCGACCTGGTGGCCGCGGCCCGCCGCGGCGGCGCCCGGGTGCTGTCCCGGCCCCGGGACGAGCTCGACCAGCTCGCCCAGGGCGCCGCCCACCAGGGTCTGGTGGCCTTCTGTCCGCCGCTGGCCTTCGAGGCCGAGGCCGCGTTGTGGCATCGCCTCCAGGGCTGGTCGTCGCCGACCCCGCCGCTGCTGCTGGTGCTCGATGGCATCACCGACGTGCACAACTTCGGCGCCTGCCTGCGCAGCGTCGATGCCGCCGGCGCCCACGGCGTGGTGGTGCCCAAGGACCGTGCCGCGCCGCTCAACGCCACGGTGCGCAAGGTGGCCTGCGGGGCCGCCGAGAGCGTGCCCGTCTACCAGGTGACCAACCTGGCGCGGGCGCTGGCCAAGCTCAAGGACCTGGGCGTATGGGTCACCGGCACCGCCGGCGAGGCCGAGGCCAGCATCTTCGACGCCGACTTCACCGTGGCCACCGCCCTGGTGATGGGTGCCGAGGGCAAGGGCATGCGGCGGCTGACCCGGGAGGCCTGCGACGGCCTGGTCAAGCTGCCCATGGCCGGGCAGGTGTCGAGCCTCAACGTCTCGGTGGCGACGGGGATCTGCCTGTTCGAGGCGGTGCGCCAGCGCGGCCGGGCTTCGCCCGGAGCGGTAAGCCATAAGCTTTAA